A portion of the Pseudomonas sp. GR 6-02 genome contains these proteins:
- a CDS encoding RHS repeat-associated core domain-containing protein yields MEHIARIEQELDRFPDSLTLYRKQLKHWFNQTADMASRAADLPSLMDMERKIKLGDTSKSVSSSDDYFFSSVAQCPDGGILQIESKFESVYDVPLGNIQVDVIAVDGGKSTPVTLNERGKGEFTGTPGKFYRVHVHNEVTPDQVHKLFSSYDGLTKELDSWLRDEWQTFKPKWSESSSVAVGNGMLAGSWAAIEGVWDGIGLLSDILKDPAKFGERLGESAAELEKLAKAAPDVMEKAQLLVSDEAALFLLVRCASLWLDMLPPSEIAGKTAEAVSMVVVQLLIDILIGLVLTFAGAGAGIAYLTMRLADRAAQLISAVVRLVKAIFTIINNFIGYVDRYKKVAARGIAAGLKKGRMQLRWDAKRNTTLKKNEHHDDSPDQAKNPNGDSATCAPSTCKNGCPVSMVTGEELLTLTDGALDGILPFDFTRLYRTSAAEIDCGLGFGWSHSLAHRLEIDGDQVIWIDHENRRTTFPLPSSERPAIHNSLSRAAIYLGDDPEELILAQAGDEVRFYHFYNGRLTAISDAYDNRLRITRDRQERIQRLDNGAGRALLLRYDRAHLIAVDYQCFRPAQALAEAWHTEQTLVSYHYDERDQLIEASNAAGESERYDYDDQHVILQRQLAGGASFFWEWERSGKAARCIRHWASFAQMDTRYVWDDQGSVTVRNIDGSEEVYVHDDRARLVRKVELDGGEQLKAYDEQGRLIAEQDPLGAVTEYRYDDVGRLVALIPPQDEPTSYEYRNGFLHARYRGKAVWTYRRNAQGDVTEATDPDGQVTHYHYDEQGRLLSIRYPDTSRHVFVWNALGQLLEETLPDGGQRAFSYDALGRQTTRQDEHGAVTQYQWDAVGRLIQTTLPTGATRAFSYNAYGKITAERDELGRVTHYEYVDDLHLVSRRINPDGTQLQYRYDNAQLLLTEIENESGEHYRLDYTPNGLIRQETGFDGRRTAYVYDLNGHLLEKTEFGDDGSQLVTGYERDAEGRLLVKTLPDGIQVQYRYDSLGRLVSVDDGHDHPLEFEYDQQDRLITEHQGWGTLRYAYDACGQLNRLRLPDGSKLDYHHAKGGALTAIDLNGTRLTNHTYKSGRELQRQQGLLLSEYAYDEQGRLKAHAVSQQQKSLYRRDYAYSLNGNLDHIADTRHGQRSYQYDPLNRLTRVRHTRDDPPESFAHDPAGNLLMQDRPGPTTVKGNRLLMQGDRHYDYDAFGNLIRERRGTAQKLVTEYRYDCQHRLVGVTLPDGSCASYRYDAFGRRIAKTVDGQTTEFFWQGDQVVAESSKEHYRSYVYEPGNFRPLAMLDGKGPKKACPFYYQLDHLGTPQELTDFGGEIVWSAKYNAYGKLTHQALGGGEQLEQPLRFQGQYFDAESGLHYNRHRYYDPQVGRYLTPDPIKLAGGLNQYQYTPNPTGWVDPLGLSTCPDGDKCRKPSIGGQEPSGKAAATDGEPQIPEVSRNTPQAGYHKETYANKPVKPQDATNKWEEFLGDGPYTHSHPRTRSPDPDRLVSADGKRSIRYGAHEMGGNPSKHHYHEEKWILELKENVMNVESTVVRVPLPKKPK; encoded by the coding sequence ATAAGCTGTTTTCCTCGTACGACGGCCTGACGAAGGAGCTCGACAGCTGGCTGCGTGATGAATGGCAGACGTTCAAACCGAAGTGGTCGGAATCGTCTTCGGTTGCTGTAGGCAATGGAATGCTCGCGGGAAGTTGGGCGGCAATTGAAGGAGTGTGGGACGGCATTGGCCTGCTTTCGGACATTCTCAAGGATCCGGCGAAGTTTGGAGAGCGGTTGGGCGAAAGCGCCGCAGAGCTGGAGAAGCTCGCCAAAGCCGCACCGGATGTCATGGAAAAAGCCCAGTTGCTAGTCAGTGACGAAGCGGCGCTGTTTCTGCTGGTGCGCTGCGCCAGCCTCTGGCTGGACATGCTGCCACCCAGCGAAATTGCCGGCAAAACCGCCGAAGCGGTGTCGATGGTGGTGGTGCAGCTGCTGATCGATATCCTGATTGGCCTCGTCCTGACGTTCGCCGGGGCGGGCGCCGGCATCGCCTATCTGACGATGCGTTTGGCTGATCGAGCTGCGCAGTTGATCAGTGCCGTTGTGCGTCTCGTGAAGGCGATTTTCACGATCATCAATAACTTCATCGGCTATGTCGACCGCTACAAAAAAGTCGCCGCCCGTGGCATTGCGGCGGGCCTGAAAAAAGGCCGGATGCAACTGCGCTGGGATGCCAAACGCAACACCACACTGAAAAAAAACGAACACCACGACGACTCCCCGGATCAGGCGAAAAACCCCAACGGCGACAGCGCCACCTGTGCACCGTCGACCTGCAAAAATGGCTGCCCAGTGTCGATGGTCACCGGCGAAGAACTGCTGACCCTCACCGACGGTGCGCTGGACGGCATCCTGCCGTTCGACTTCACCCGACTCTATCGCACCAGCGCCGCCGAGATCGACTGCGGCCTCGGCTTTGGCTGGAGTCATTCGCTCGCCCATCGGCTGGAAATCGACGGCGACCAGGTCATCTGGATCGACCACGAAAACCGCCGCACCACGTTCCCGCTGCCGAGCAGCGAACGCCCGGCGATCCACAACAGCCTGTCGCGCGCGGCGATTTACCTCGGCGATGACCCCGAGGAACTGATCCTCGCCCAGGCCGGTGATGAAGTGCGGTTCTACCACTTTTACAACGGTCGACTGACGGCCATCAGCGACGCGTACGACAACCGATTGCGCATCACCCGCGACCGCCAGGAACGCATCCAGCGCCTCGACAACGGTGCCGGCCGTGCCTTGCTGTTGCGCTACGACCGCGCCCACCTGATTGCCGTCGACTACCAATGTTTCCGCCCGGCCCAGGCCCTCGCCGAGGCGTGGCACACCGAACAAACCTTAGTCAGTTACCACTACGACGAACGCGATCAACTGATCGAAGCGAGCAACGCCGCCGGCGAAAGCGAGCGTTACGACTACGACGACCAGCACGTAATTTTGCAGCGGCAACTGGCCGGTGGCGCAAGTTTCTTCTGGGAGTGGGAACGGTCTGGCAAGGCGGCCAGATGTATTCGCCACTGGGCGTCGTTTGCGCAGATGGACACGCGCTATGTCTGGGATGACCAGGGCAGCGTCACGGTCCGGAACATCGACGGCAGTGAAGAGGTTTACGTCCACGATGATCGAGCGCGGCTGGTGCGTAAGGTCGAGCTGGATGGTGGCGAACAGCTCAAGGCCTACGACGAGCAGGGTCGGCTGATTGCCGAGCAGGATCCGCTGGGCGCTGTCACCGAATACCGTTACGACGACGTCGGACGATTGGTGGCGCTGATTCCGCCGCAAGACGAACCGACGTCCTACGAGTATCGCAACGGTTTCTTGCACGCGCGCTATCGCGGCAAAGCGGTGTGGACCTACCGGCGCAATGCCCAGGGCGATGTCACCGAGGCGACCGATCCGGACGGTCAGGTCACCCATTACCACTACGACGAACAAGGCCGGCTGCTGTCGATCCGCTACCCGGACACCAGTCGCCATGTGTTTGTCTGGAATGCCCTAGGGCAGTTGCTTGAGGAAACGCTGCCGGACGGTGGTCAGCGAGCGTTTTCCTACGATGCGCTGGGGCGGCAGACGACTCGTCAGGACGAGCACGGTGCGGTTACCCAGTACCAATGGGACGCTGTTGGCCGACTGATCCAGACGACATTGCCTACCGGTGCCACTCGCGCCTTCAGCTACAACGCCTACGGCAAGATCACCGCTGAACGGGATGAACTGGGCCGCGTCACCCACTACGAATACGTCGACGATTTGCACCTGGTCAGCCGCCGGATCAACCCCGACGGCACCCAGCTCCAGTACCGCTATGACAATGCGCAGCTGCTGCTCACGGAAATCGAAAACGAATCCGGCGAACACTATCGGCTGGACTACACACCCAACGGCTTGATCCGACAGGAAACCGGTTTCGACGGCCGCCGCACCGCCTACGTCTACGACCTCAACGGCCATCTGCTGGAGAAAACCGAATTCGGCGATGACGGCTCGCAGCTGGTTACCGGGTACGAGCGGGATGCGGAAGGACGGCTGTTAGTCAAAACCTTGCCCGACGGCATCCAGGTCCAATACCGCTACGACAGCCTCGGTCGACTGGTCAGCGTCGACGACGGCCACGACCATCCGCTGGAATTCGAATACGACCAGCAGGACCGGCTGATCACCGAGCATCAGGGCTGGGGCACGCTGCGTTATGCCTACGACGCCTGCGGCCAACTTAACCGCCTGCGCCTGCCGGATGGCAGCAAGCTCGACTACCACCACGCCAAGGGTGGTGCGCTGACGGCTATCGACCTTAATGGCACACGTCTTACAAACCACACGTACAAATCCGGTCGAGAACTACAGCGCCAGCAAGGCCTGCTGCTCAGCGAATATGCCTACGACGAACAGGGCCGGCTAAAGGCCCACGCCGTCAGTCAACAGCAAAAAAGCCTGTACCGCCGCGACTATGCCTACAGCCTCAACGGCAATCTCGACCACATCGCCGACACCCGCCACGGCCAGCGCAGTTACCAGTACGACCCGCTCAACCGGCTGACCCGCGTCCGCCACACCCGCGACGACCCACCGGAAAGCTTCGCCCACGACCCCGCCGGCAACCTGCTGATGCAGGACCGCCCCGGCCCGACGACCGTCAAAGGCAATCGCCTGCTGATGCAAGGCGACCGCCATTACGACTACGACGCCTTCGGCAACCTGATCCGCGAACGCCGTGGCACCGCGCAAAAACTCGTCACCGAATACCGCTACGACTGCCAGCATCGGCTGGTCGGCGTCACGTTGCCGGATGGAAGTTGCGCGAGCTATCGCTACGATGCCTTCGGCCGCCGCATCGCCAAAACCGTCGACGGCCAAACTACCGAGTTCTTCTGGCAGGGCGACCAAGTCGTCGCTGAAAGCAGCAAAGAGCACTACCGCAGCTACGTCTACGAGCCGGGCAACTTCCGCCCGTTGGCCATGCTCGACGGCAAAGGCCCGAAAAAGGCCTGCCCGTTCTACTACCAGCTCGATCACCTGGGCACACCGCAGGAACTGACGGATTTCGGTGGCGAGATTGTCTGGTCGGCGAAGTACAACGCCTACGGCAAGCTCACGCATCAGGCACTCGGTGGAGGCGAGCAGCTCGAGCAACCACTGCGTTTCCAGGGGCAGTATTTCGACGCCGAGAGTGGTCTGCACTACAACCGGCATCGGTACTATGATCCGCAGGTGGGGCGGTATCTGACGCCGGATCCGATCAAGCTAGCCGGTGGGCTGAACCAGTACCAGTACACGCCGAATCCGACGGGGTGGGTTGATCCGTTGGGGTTGAGTACCTGTCCCGATGGAGATAAATGTAGGAAACCGTCTATCGGTGGGCAAGAACCTTCGGGCAAGGCGGCAGCGACTGACGGAGAACCTCAAATACCAGAGGTGTCTCGGAATACGCCCCAGGCGGGATATCACAAAGAAACCTATGCTAATAAGCCAGTTAAACCGCAGGATGCCACTAATAAATGGGAAGAGTTTTTAGGTGATGGTCCGTACACACATAGTCATCCCCGAACGAGGAGTCCGGATCCTGACAGATTGGTGTCGGCAGATGGGAAAAGAAGTATCCGCTATGGAGCTCATGAAATGGGAGGCAACCCGAGTAAGCATCATTACCATGAGGAAAAGTGGATACTCGAACTAAAGGAAAATGTGATGAATGTTGAAAGCACCGTAGTCCGAGTTCCATTGCCGAAGAAACCAAAATGA
- a CDS encoding ATP-binding protein, whose translation MNLALHWPRTLASRLSLIFLIGLILAQALSFGAQYYERYESAKNTMLGNLETDVSTSLAILDRLPANERASWLQRLERTNYGYLLNEGSPGTPMAPSDVPIAVPSIQDAIGHEYPLTFTDIPGPKKHFQAHLKLKDGSPVTIDVRPAMVPLSPWLPAVLLGQLALLIACTWLAVRIAIRPLTRLAQAVETLDPNTHAVHLDEKGPTEVAYAARAFNAMQARIAAYLKERMQLLAAISHDLQTPITRMKLRAEFMDDSSEKDKLWNDLGEMEHLVREGVAYARSIHGATEESRRTDLDSFLDSLVFDYQDMGKDVQLGGKSAAVIDTRPHALRRVLVNLVDNALKFAGAAELWVETKADGSLSVKVMDRGPGIAEEQLAQVMQPFYRVENSRNRSTGGTGLGLAIAQQLALAIGGALTLSNRVDGGLCAELRLPKPQ comes from the coding sequence ATGAACCTTGCGCTGCACTGGCCCCGCACGCTGGCCTCGCGGCTGTCGCTGATTTTCCTGATCGGCCTGATCCTCGCCCAGGCGCTGTCCTTTGGCGCGCAGTACTACGAGCGTTATGAAAGTGCGAAAAATACGATGTTGGGCAATCTGGAAACCGACGTTTCGACCTCCCTCGCCATCCTCGACCGCTTGCCTGCCAACGAACGAGCGAGCTGGCTGCAGCGCCTGGAACGCACCAACTATGGTTATCTGCTGAATGAAGGTTCGCCCGGCACACCGATGGCGCCCAGCGATGTGCCGATTGCCGTCCCCTCGATTCAGGACGCCATCGGCCATGAATATCCGCTGACTTTTACCGACATCCCCGGCCCGAAGAAACACTTCCAGGCCCACCTGAAATTGAAGGACGGCAGCCCCGTCACGATCGACGTGCGCCCCGCGATGGTGCCTTTGTCCCCGTGGTTACCGGCGGTATTACTGGGACAACTGGCGCTGCTGATCGCCTGCACCTGGCTGGCCGTGAGAATCGCCATCCGCCCGCTCACCCGCCTCGCCCAAGCCGTGGAAACCCTCGACCCCAACACCCACGCCGTGCACCTCGACGAAAAAGGCCCGACCGAAGTCGCCTACGCCGCCAGGGCGTTCAATGCGATGCAAGCGCGTATCGCGGCGTATCTCAAGGAGCGCATGCAACTGTTGGCGGCGATTTCCCACGACCTGCAAACCCCGATCACGCGCATGAAACTGCGTGCCGAATTCATGGACGACTCCAGCGAAAAAGACAAACTGTGGAATGACCTCGGCGAGATGGAACACCTGGTGCGCGAAGGCGTGGCCTACGCCCGCAGCATCCATGGCGCCACCGAGGAAAGTCGCCGCACCGATCTGGATTCGTTCCTCGACAGCCTGGTGTTCGACTATCAGGACATGGGCAAAGACGTGCAGCTGGGCGGCAAAAGCGCCGCAGTCATCGACACCCGGCCCCATGCCTTGCGGCGAGTGCTGGTTAACCTGGTAGACAACGCGCTGAAATTCGCTGGCGCGGCTGAGTTGTGGGTGGAAACGAAGGCGGACGGCAGCTTGTCGGTGAAGGTCATGGACCGAGGGCCGGGGATTGCCGAAGAGCAATTGGCCCAGGTGATGCAGCCGTTCTACCGCGTGGAGAATTCGCGTAATCGCAGCACCGGCGGGACCGGGTTGGGGTTGGCGATTGCCCAGCAATTGGCGCTGGCGATTGGCGGGGCGCTGACCTTGAGCAATCGCGTGGATGGTGGGTTGTGTGCGGAGCTCAGGTTACCGAAGCCCCAATAA
- a CDS encoding response regulator, whose translation MEHVDHILIVDDDREIRELVGNYLKKNGLRTTVVADGRQMRAFLETTPVDLIVLDIMMPGDDGLLLCRELRAGKHKATPVLMLTARNDETDRIIGLEMGADDYLVKPFAARELLARINAVLRRTRMLPPNLVITESGRLLAFGRWRLDTSARHLLDQDGTMVALSGAEYRLLRVFLDHPQRVLNRDQLLNLTQGRDADLFDRSIDLLVSRLRQRLLDDAREPAYIKTVRSEGYVFSLPVEVLGAPS comes from the coding sequence ATGGAACACGTCGATCACATTCTCATCGTGGACGATGACCGCGAGATCCGGGAACTGGTAGGCAATTACCTGAAGAAGAACGGCCTGCGCACCACCGTGGTGGCGGATGGACGGCAGATGCGCGCGTTTCTGGAGACCACGCCGGTGGACCTGATCGTGCTCGACATCATGATGCCGGGCGACGATGGCCTGCTGCTCTGCCGTGAGCTGCGCGCCGGCAAACACAAGGCCACGCCGGTGCTGATGCTCACCGCGCGCAACGATGAAACCGACCGCATCATCGGCCTGGAAATGGGCGCCGACGACTACCTGGTCAAACCGTTCGCCGCCCGTGAACTGCTCGCCCGGATCAACGCCGTGCTGCGCCGTACGCGGATGCTGCCGCCGAATCTGGTGATCACCGAAAGCGGTCGCCTGCTGGCGTTCGGTCGCTGGCGCCTGGACACCTCGGCCCGGCATCTGCTGGATCAGGACGGCACCATGGTCGCCCTCAGCGGCGCGGAATACCGTTTGCTGCGGGTGTTCCTCGATCATCCTCAGCGGGTGCTCAATCGCGACCAGTTGCTGAACCTGACTCAAGGTCGCGACGCCGACCTGTTTGACCGCTCCATCGATTTGCTGGTCAGCCGCTTGCGTCAGCGCCTGCTGGACGATGCCAGGGAACCGGCCTACATCAAGACCGTACGCAGCGAAGGCTATGTGTTTTCCCTGCCGGTGGAAGTGCTCGGTGCGCCGTCATGA
- a CDS encoding DUF2790 domain-containing protein, with amino-acid sequence MNTKAVYAACLFAALNICTLSARAEANVTPQTYTYGTHLDIQKVLSMKEDATPSCGIVNARMTYLDSQGKTQALDYRKFADNCNEDN; translated from the coding sequence ATGAATACCAAAGCCGTCTACGCCGCCTGCCTGTTTGCCGCCCTGAACATCTGCACCTTGTCGGCCCGGGCCGAAGCCAATGTCACCCCGCAAACCTACACCTATGGCACGCACCTGGACATCCAGAAAGTGCTGTCGATGAAAGAGGACGCCACGCCTTCCTGCGGGATTGTGAATGCGCGGATGACCTACCTGGATTCCCAAGGCAAAACCCAGGCCCTTGATTACCGCAAATTCGCTGACAACTGCAACGAAGACAACTGA
- a CDS encoding cytochrome c biogenesis protein DipZ, which translates to MFLIAFLGGILTVLSPCILPVVPFLFAGVKRTRTSILLTLGGMALTFALISSLAVVSSDWVIQANNTGRHVALIVMVLFALSLISARIGGWLARPFVLLGNRLDPNTRKMSGPLGSVMIGVATGLLWAPCAGPILGVILSGAMLQGANAQTSLLLVAYGLGSALSLGTLIFAGRGLVNRLKPSIPVTGWLRRGAGAGVLVAAAVIATGTDNRLLAGTSSEGVTTVEQQVLETVPKVVDYLVSKVKADPMDAAKGAMPSLSGAVEWLNSPALSNDSLRGKVVLVDFWTYDCINCQHTLPYVKDWAKKYEKDGLVVVGVHTPEYGYERILDNVRDQVKKLGITYPVAIDNNYAIWRAFDNQYWPAHYLIDAKGQVRYSHFGEGRYETQEQMIRQLLEEAKAPAA; encoded by the coding sequence ATGTTTCTCATCGCATTCCTGGGCGGCATTTTGACCGTCCTCAGCCCCTGCATCCTCCCGGTCGTGCCGTTTCTGTTTGCCGGTGTTAAACGCACACGCACCTCGATCCTGCTCACCCTCGGTGGCATGGCCCTGACCTTCGCCCTGATCTCCAGCCTGGCCGTGGTCAGCAGCGATTGGGTGATACAAGCCAACAACACCGGCCGCCATGTGGCGCTGATCGTGATGGTGCTGTTTGCGCTGTCGCTGATCTCCGCGCGCATCGGCGGCTGGCTGGCGCGGCCGTTCGTGTTGCTGGGCAATCGCCTCGACCCCAACACTCGCAAAATGTCCGGCCCGCTGGGCTCGGTGATGATCGGCGTCGCCACCGGCCTGCTCTGGGCACCGTGTGCCGGGCCGATCCTCGGTGTGATCCTCTCCGGCGCGATGCTGCAAGGCGCCAACGCTCAGACCAGTCTGCTGCTGGTGGCGTATGGCCTGGGCAGCGCGTTGTCACTGGGCACCTTGATCTTCGCCGGTCGCGGCCTGGTCAATCGCTTGAAACCGTCGATTCCGGTCACCGGTTGGCTGCGTCGCGGCGCGGGTGCCGGGGTGTTGGTCGCGGCGGCGGTCATCGCCACCGGAACCGATAACAGGCTGCTCGCCGGCACTTCGTCCGAAGGCGTCACGACCGTTGAACAGCAGGTGCTGGAAACCGTACCGAAAGTGGTCGATTACCTGGTCAGCAAGGTCAAGGCCGACCCGATGGACGCGGCCAAAGGTGCGATGCCGTCACTCTCCGGCGCGGTCGAATGGCTCAACTCGCCAGCGCTGAGCAACGACTCCCTGCGCGGCAAGGTGGTGCTGGTGGATTTCTGGACCTATGACTGCATCAACTGCCAGCACACCTTGCCCTACGTGAAGGACTGGGCGAAAAAATATGAAAAGGACGGCCTGGTGGTGGTCGGCGTGCACACCCCGGAATACGGTTACGAACGCATCCTCGACAACGTTCGCGATCAGGTGAAAAAACTCGGTATCACCTACCCGGTGGCGATCGACAATAACTACGCGATCTGGCGCGCCTTCGACAACCAATACTGGCCGGCTCACTACCTGATCGATGCCAAGGGGCAGGTGCGTTACAGCCACTTTGGCGAGGGTCGCTACGAGACTCAGGAGCAGATGATCCGGCAGCTGTTGGAAGAGGCCAAGGCGCCTGCCGCGTGA
- a CDS encoding GNAT family N-acetyltransferase, whose protein sequence is MPRLDWLAHHMHHSDIFASWIHQQFHYEYADQPLPQWQREFADGQFDGTWQCLIALDEDRLLGGAALAAADLAHRPDLGPWLACVFVTPQARGKGLAERLIEGICAQARERGVAKIYLHTRDQSDYYARRGWTVLERFQAWENDQWLMVRNL, encoded by the coding sequence ATGCCTCGCCTGGACTGGCTCGCTCACCACATGCACCACAGCGACATCTTTGCTTCATGGATTCACCAACAATTCCACTATGAATACGCCGACCAGCCCTTGCCTCAGTGGCAACGGGAATTCGCTGACGGCCAATTCGACGGCACATGGCAATGTTTGATCGCCCTGGATGAAGACCGCCTGCTGGGTGGTGCGGCACTGGCCGCCGCCGACCTGGCTCACCGGCCTGACCTGGGTCCTTGGCTGGCTTGTGTGTTCGTCACACCCCAAGCAAGGGGAAAAGGATTGGCGGAGCGTTTGATTGAAGGGATATGCGCGCAGGCCAGGGAACGTGGCGTGGCGAAGATCTATTTGCACACCCGGGACCAAAGCGATTACTACGCCAGACGCGGATGGACAGTGCTGGAGCGTTTTCAGGCCTGGGAAAACGACCAATGGCTCATGGTGCGCAACCTGTGA
- a CDS encoding DUF4242 domain-containing protein: MPKFIIERELPGAGALPPQELKAISQKSCDVLRGLGPQVQWQQSYVTGDKIYCVYIAPSEELIREHAKQGGFPINSVSRVVNIIDPTTAE, from the coding sequence ATGCCTAAGTTCATTATTGAACGCGAGCTTCCAGGAGCTGGCGCACTGCCGCCGCAGGAACTCAAAGCGATCTCGCAAAAATCCTGCGATGTGTTGCGTGGATTGGGGCCGCAAGTGCAATGGCAGCAGAGTTACGTCACGGGCGACAAGATTTATTGCGTGTACATCGCGCCGAGCGAGGAGCTCATCAGGGAGCATGCCAAACAAGGTGGTTTTCCGATCAACAGCGTTTCCCGAGTTGTGAACATCATCGATCCCACCACGGCGGAGTAA
- a CDS encoding class I SAM-dependent methyltransferase has protein sequence MSTPIDLTALKNRQMTAWASGDYAVIGTTLQIVGELLAEACDLLCDERVLDVAAGNGNATLAAARRGCKVTSTDYVAKLLERGEDRARAEHLNVTFQVADAEALPFEDASFDAVLSTFGVMFTPDQPKAAAELARVCRPGGRIGLANWTPEGFVGQMFKVLGRHMPPPVGAQPPSNWGSEAWLHSHFDQRDFVLQVTRRLFNFRYRSAAHFIDTFRTWYGPVHKAFATLPPEGSAALEHDLTELLKRLNRAGERSLVVPSEYLEVVITRR, from the coding sequence ATGAGCACACCCATTGATCTCACCGCCCTGAAAAACCGTCAGATGACTGCGTGGGCCAGCGGCGACTACGCCGTGATCGGCACCACCCTACAGATCGTCGGCGAGCTATTGGCCGAAGCCTGTGACTTGCTCTGTGATGAGCGGGTGCTGGACGTCGCTGCGGGCAACGGTAATGCCACGCTTGCCGCTGCGCGCCGGGGCTGTAAGGTCACGTCCACCGACTATGTGGCCAAGTTGCTTGAGCGTGGCGAAGACCGGGCACGGGCGGAACACCTGAACGTGACCTTTCAGGTGGCCGATGCCGAGGCGCTACCTTTCGAGGATGCCAGTTTCGATGCCGTGCTCTCGACCTTTGGGGTGATGTTTACCCCGGATCAACCCAAGGCGGCTGCGGAACTGGCGCGGGTGTGTCGTCCGGGAGGCCGGATTGGCCTTGCCAACTGGACGCCCGAGGGCTTTGTCGGCCAGATGTTCAAGGTCCTGGGGCGCCACATGCCGCCACCCGTAGGGGCTCAACCACCTTCAAACTGGGGCTCCGAAGCGTGGTTGCACTCGCACTTCGATCAGCGCGACTTCGTGCTTCAGGTGACACGACGCTTATTCAACTTCCGCTATCGTTCGGCCGCCCATTTCATCGACACCTTCCGCACCTGGTATGGCCCGGTTCACAAGGCTTTTGCGACCCTGCCACCCGAAGGGTCCGCCGCCCTGGAACACGACCTGACGGAACTGCTCAAGCGCCTGAACCGAGCGGGAGAGCGGTCGCTGGTGGTGCCAAGCGAATACCTGGAGGTGGTGATCACCCGGCGTTGA
- a CDS encoding universal stress protein, which translates to MSGESRFMLVASPLMEHSPAFDRAAMLAKAEGAALHIVAFDYLEGLATASLVNEKALEQMRLGYVERHRQWLEEQAHPLRKIGVHVTTEVAWVEHPLEEILIHLKEQPMDVLIKALEHQSRLSRLVFTPLDVHLLRECPVPLHFVSHATRALPRKIVAAVDPLHRDDHYKSFNDRILHEASKLASACNAELDVVYACDLSAISADEFNFYNGSALFSSGQIKTLFDLQEDAFNELAARNGIAPEQRHMIMGNPTKVLTHYTETHDVDVIVMGRIGHRGMGRLIGSTVEHVLYKMPCSVWVVYTESLDE; encoded by the coding sequence ATGTCTGGTGAATCACGCTTCATGCTGGTCGCTTCACCGCTGATGGAACACAGCCCCGCCTTCGACCGGGCCGCGATGCTGGCCAAGGCCGAGGGGGCAGCCCTGCACATCGTGGCCTTCGACTATCTGGAAGGTCTGGCGACCGCCAGCCTGGTCAACGAAAAAGCCCTGGAACAGATGCGCCTGGGCTACGTCGAGCGTCACCGCCAGTGGCTTGAGGAACAGGCCCATCCCTTGCGCAAGATCGGTGTACACGTCACCACCGAGGTGGCCTGGGTCGAGCATCCGCTGGAGGAAATCCTGATTCACCTCAAAGAGCAGCCGATGGACGTGCTGATCAAGGCGCTGGAGCATCAATCGCGGCTGTCGCGACTGGTGTTTACGCCCCTCGACGTGCATTTGCTGCGCGAATGCCCGGTGCCGCTGCATTTCGTCAGCCATGCCACTCGCGCGTTGCCGCGCAAGATCGTAGCCGCGGTCGACCCGCTTCATCGCGACGATCACTACAAAAGCTTCAACGACAGAATCCTTCACGAAGCATCGAAACTGGCGAGCGCCTGCAATGCCGAGCTCGATGTGGTCTACGCCTGTGACCTTTCAGCCATCAGCGCGGATGAGTTCAACTTCTATAACGGTTCGGCGCTTTTCTCTTCAGGCCAGATCAAGACCCTGTTCGACCTCCAGGAGGATGCGTTCAACGAACTGGCCGCGCGCAACGGCATCGCGCCGGAGCAGCGTCACATGATCATGGGCAACCCCACCAAGGTACTGACCCACTACACCGAGACCCATGATGTGGATGTGATCGTCATGGGCCGGATCGGCCATCGCGGCATGGGCCGGTTGATCGGCAGCACGGTGGAGCATGTGCTGTACAAAATGCCATGCAGCGTGTGGGTGGTGTATACCGAATCACTGGATGAGTGA